From one Verrucomicrobia bacterium CG1_02_43_26 genomic stretch:
- a CDS encoding methionyl-tRNA formyltransferase: MGSDAIALPAVRFLQEQKAVCEVVGVFSQPDRPSGRGKHLHANPVAAWALENDITLLRPERLSAGEVAWLREAAVDLIVVMAYGHILKPDLLAVPPLGVVNLHSSLLPKYRGASPIVGAIASGEEATGVTLMEIVPEMDAGAIIDQEIVPIKPAETAIEITEKIADACIPLLERTLSALLSVKYSKTEQDKTQASYTRKLKKEDGQLDFGLTAEELVNRHRALQPWPGSFFEYDNIVLKVGDCATDTIAEQPAECGTILEASEKGIAIQTASGAILIKKIQRPGGKMLSASDFLRGFHLETGIALNYKPSTPLVSQEPFPRKKKNP; encoded by the coding sequence ATGGGGTCCGATGCCATTGCGTTGCCGGCTGTGCGGTTTTTGCAGGAGCAGAAGGCGGTTTGTGAGGTTGTTGGCGTTTTTAGCCAGCCAGATAGGCCTTCCGGTCGAGGGAAGCATTTGCATGCCAATCCTGTGGCTGCGTGGGCGTTAGAAAATGACATCACTTTATTGAGACCAGAGCGCTTGAGCGCTGGGGAGGTAGCGTGGTTGAGAGAGGCAGCCGTGGATCTCATTGTAGTAATGGCTTATGGCCATATCCTTAAACCGGATCTGTTAGCAGTGCCGCCGCTGGGGGTCGTTAATTTGCACTCCTCATTATTGCCTAAGTACCGTGGTGCATCGCCGATTGTAGGTGCGATTGCGAGCGGAGAGGAAGCAACAGGCGTTACCCTGATGGAGATCGTTCCCGAGATGGACGCAGGGGCTATTATCGATCAGGAAATAGTGCCAATAAAACCGGCAGAAACCGCCATAGAAATAACAGAAAAGATAGCTGACGCTTGCATCCCTTTACTAGAAAGGACTTTAAGCGCATTACTGAGCGTGAAATATTCAAAAACAGAGCAGGATAAGACGCAAGCGAGCTATACCAGAAAACTGAAAAAAGAAGATGGACAGCTAGATTTCGGGCTAACGGCCGAGGAATTAGTCAATCGACACAGAGCCCTTCAGCCCTGGCCAGGAAGCTTTTTCGAGTATGATAATATTGTCCTAAAAGTGGGAGATTGCGCCACTGATACAATAGCAGAGCAGCCTGCAGAGTGCGGAACAATCCTGGAAGCATCCGAAAAAGGAATCGCCATACAGACCGCTTCCGGAGCTATTTTAATTAAAAAAATCCAGCGACCAGGCGGTAAGATGCTTTCTGCATCAGACTTCCTAAGAGGGTTCCACCTAGAAACCGGTATAGCATTAAACTACAAGCCATCCACCCCATTAGTTAGCCAGGAACCATTCCCTCGAAAAAAGAAAAATCCCTGA
- a CDS encoding cell filamentation protein Fic — translation MPTNFKPVYTINPAIAKHLMRIEAAKEKVAMLPVNPTVLASLRETAKLYTTHYSTMIEGNQLKPDEIQEVIQLDGHFPGRERDEHEVKGYYAALAQSEHYAAQNISVTEKVIQTLHALVMSHGGTRVKPTPYRDGQNVIKDSGSGTIVYMPPESKDVAGLMRNLVSWIKENDELPCPIVAGIAHYQFATIHPYYDGNGRTARLLTTLILHLGGYGLKGLYSLEEYYAKNLLGYYRAMSVGSSHNYYFGRAEADITNWVEYFTEGMAFAFEKVVIQMMASNEKGEKDHSDLMRTLDPKQRKALELFREYDVVTSKQIGDLFGFQPRTNAALCKKWVEGGFLKIVDHSFKSRKYSLAKKYKELLDI, via the coding sequence ATGCCGACAAATTTTAAACCTGTATATACAATTAATCCAGCGATTGCTAAGCATCTCATGAGGATTGAAGCTGCTAAGGAAAAAGTAGCAATGTTGCCGGTGAATCCAACTGTGCTCGCATCTTTGCGTGAAACAGCAAAATTATATACCACACACTATTCTACCATGATAGAAGGTAATCAACTCAAGCCTGATGAAATACAGGAAGTCATTCAACTTGATGGTCATTTTCCCGGTAGAGAAAGAGATGAGCACGAGGTCAAAGGTTATTACGCAGCATTAGCCCAGTCTGAACACTATGCGGCGCAAAACATTTCAGTCACTGAAAAAGTAATACAAACACTACATGCGCTTGTTATGAGCCATGGTGGGACGCGCGTTAAGCCGACTCCTTATCGTGATGGACAAAATGTCATTAAAGATAGCGGCTCAGGAACAATTGTCTACATGCCTCCGGAATCTAAGGATGTTGCGGGTCTCATGCGAAATTTAGTTTCGTGGATCAAAGAAAATGATGAGCTTCCCTGTCCTATTGTTGCCGGTATTGCGCATTATCAGTTTGCAACAATCCACCCTTATTACGATGGTAATGGTCGAACTGCTAGATTGCTGACAACACTGATTCTGCATCTTGGTGGCTATGGCTTGAAGGGCCTTTATTCCCTCGAAGAGTATTATGCTAAAAATTTACTAGGCTATTATAGAGCAATGAGTGTTGGGTCTTCTCATAATTACTATTTTGGGCGTGCTGAAGCGGACATTACCAATTGGGTGGAATATTTCACCGAAGGTATGGCTTTTGCCTTTGAAAAAGTTGTTATCCAGATGATGGCAAGTAATGAAAAAGGTGAAAAAGATCATTCTGACCTCATGCGTACATTAGATCCCAAGCAGCGCAAAGCGTTAGAACTATTCAGGGAATACGATGTCGTTACGAGCAAGCAAATTGGTGATTTGTTTGGCTTTCAACCGCGAACAAATGCAGCACTTTGCAAAAAATGGGTTGAAGGAGGTTTCTTGAAAATTGTTGATCACAGTTTTAAATCAAGAAAATATAGCTTGGCTAAGAAATATAAAGAATTACTGGATATTTGA